The following are encoded together in the Glycine max cultivar Williams 82 chromosome 8, Glycine_max_v4.0, whole genome shotgun sequence genome:
- the LOC100812081 gene encoding transcription factor bHLH62, with the protein MENQFFLNAGVPPQLHFEPSPHHHHHHLCPPPSWQSSLSSAMDVQVTVLNCSTEQNPDCFYNNTPTWDKSTDHHGLQFDSALSSMVSSPAASNSNMSSENFVIRELIGKLGNIGAGSDEIEISPHSQPLVGASSYINCNNNSTNTSCYSTPLSSSPKVNMNKIPTMVKHLVKEGMPLSLGTSTSLNSTVAEFSADPGFAERAAKLSCFGSRSFNGRTTQLCLNIAELAQRSSPLVENGKKQLPRVSSSPSLKVLGSQMGTQENKNSPLQDLMEVANSQEESAISEQTPNGDTGEKPSPYVNSRKRKGPSKGKAKETSTSTNPPMAAEASDDSNAKRSKPNEGEGNENGQVKAEEESKGGNNSNANDEKQNKSNSKPPEPPKDYIHVRARRGQATDSHSLAERVRREKISERMKLLQDLVPGCNKVTGKALMLDEIINYVQSLQRQVEFLSMKLASVNTRLDFSIESLISKDIFQSNNSLAQPIFPIDSSAPPFYGQQTQPNPAIHNNIPNGTMTHNSVDPLDTGMCQNLGMHLPHLNGFNEGGFQYPITFSEDDLHTIVQMGFGQTANRKTPIQSQSFNGSNQEPL; encoded by the exons ATGGAAAACCAATTCTTTCTCAATGCTGGTGTGCCCCCTCAGCTGCATTTTGAGCCTTCTCCACACCACCATCATCACCATCTTTGTCCACCACCCTCTTGGCAATCATCACTGTCTTCTGCCATGGATGTTCAAGTCACTGTTTTGAATTGTTCAACTGAGCAGAACCCGGATTGCTTCTACAACAACACCCCCACATGGGACAAGTCAACGGATCATCATGGTCTTCAGTTTGATTCAGCTCTGAGCTCAATGGTGTCCTCTCCTGCAGCCTCCAATTCCAACATGTCAAGTGAGAATTTTGTCATCAGGGAATTGATTGGAAAATTGGGAAACATTGGTGCTGGCTCTGATGAGATTGAGATCTCACCTCATTCTCAGCCTTTGGTTGGTGCATCTTCCTACATCAATTGCAATAACAACAGCACCAACACATCATGTTATAGTACCCCTTTGAGTTCTTCTCCAAAGGTGAACATGAACAAGATCCCCACAATGGTGAAGCACTTGGTGAAAGAGGGCATGCCCCTAAGTTTGGGGACATCAACGTCCTTGAATTCCACCGTGGCGGAATTCTCAGCTGATCCTGGCTTTGCTGAGAGGGCTGCAAAGCTTTCTTGCTTTGGAAGTAGGAGTTTCAATGGCAGGACCACCCAATTGTGCCTCAACATTgctgaattggctcagagatcTTCTCCATTGGTGGAAAATGGGAAGAAGCAGCTCCCTAGAGTCTCAAGTAGTCCATCACTCAAAGTGCTTGGATCTCAAATGGGTACTCAGGAGAACAAGAATTCTCCATTGCAAGACCTAATGGAAGTGGCCAATTCTCAAGAGGAGTCCGCAATCTCTGAACAAACACCAAATGGAGACACTGGGGAGAAACCTTCCCCTTATGTGAATTCTAGGAAAAGAAAAGGTCCATCCAAAGGAAAAGCCAAAGAAACTTCAACCTCTACCAACCCCCCTATG GCTGCTGAAGCTAGCGATGACTCGAATGCAAAGCGCAGCAAGCCTAACGAAGGTGAGGGGAATGAAAATGGCCAAGTGAAGGCAGAGGAAGAGTCCAAAGGAGGTAATAATAGTAATGCAAATGATGAGAAACAGAACAAGAGTAACTCAAAACCTCCTGAGCCTCCAAAGGATTACATTCATGTTAGAGCAAGAAGAGGTCAAGCCACTGATAGTCATAGTCTTGCAGAAAGA GTTCGGAGGGAGAAAATCAGTGAAAGAATGAAGCTTCTCCAAGATCTTGTCCCAGGTTGCAACAAG GTCACGGGTAAAGCACTAATGCTTGATGAAATTATAAACTATGTTCAGTCATTGCAGCGCCAAGTTGAG TTTCTGTCTATGAAGTTGGCTTCTGTTAACACCAGGCTGGATTTTAGTATTGAGAGTCTAATCTCAAAAGAT ATATTTCAATCAAATAATTCTTTGGCACAGCCAATATTCCCAATAGATTCCTCGGCGCCACCCTTTTATGGGCAACAAACTCAGCCAAACCCAGCAATCCACAATAACATTCCTAATGGAACTATGACCCACAACTCAGTGGACCCATTAGATACTGGTATGTGCCAAAACCTTGGCATGCATTTACCACACCTAAATGGTTTTAATGAAGGTGGCTTTCAG TATCCAATAACATTCTCTGAAGATGACCTCCACACCATTGTTCAGATGGGATTTGGCCAAACTGCAAATAGGAAAACACCAATACAATCTCAGAGTTTCAATG GCTCAAATCAAGAACCCCTATGA